Genomic segment of Rhodocaloribacter litoris:
GACGATGACGGCGATATCGATCTGGTGCTCCCCTTTGCCCTTGTAGGCGTGCTCGATGACGTTGGTGCAGGCCTCGTCCACGGCCATCTTGAGCTGTTCGACGGCCTCCGGGCTCAGGTCCGCCTGCCGGGCGTGCGTCTCCACGAAGTGACGCACGTCCTCCAGGTAGCGCGTCGAGCTTGGGATGGTGAGCTTGTACACGGACTGGGCCACGGTCTTCTCGGATTGGGAACTACGGATGCGACGCCGTCATCGAGGGCAGGGATCAGGCCGGCTCGTCGGGCTGCTCGCCGTTCTGTTGAAAGCGGGCCACGGCTTCTTCCTCCGTCTGGACGATGTCGAACAGCATGGGAAAGCCCAGCAGGTCGAACACGTTGTAGACTTTAGGTTGCAGGGCCGCGATCTTGATGTCGCCGCCCTGTTCGCGCAATTCTTCGATATAGGCCATAAAGACGCCGAGGCCGGCACTCGAGATGTATTTCAGATTTTCTCCGTTGACGACGATTTTGCAACGGTTTTCGCGCCGGCACTTCTGGATGGCGGCCTCCAGCTCGGAGGCCGTGTGGGCGTCGAGCTCGCCTTTCAGGTCGAGCACCTGGATGCTGCCGTTCGTGCGGAATCCAACAGAAAAGTTGCTCATGGGATCGGGTTGCTGGAAGTAGGGTCAGCGGGGAGGTTACCCGGTGGATACCTCACCGGCGGCAGGTTGTTCGACGGCGGGGCGCCCGGCCCGGCGCTCGCCGGTCACCGGACCGGGCTGGTCGAGCCGGATGCCGTGCCATTTCAGGACGACCAGGGTCATGTCGTCATCATACTCCTTCTCCCCCAGGAAGGTGTTGAGGTCGTCGAGGAGGGCGGCATGCAGGTCGGTGGCGTCTTCATGCCGGTGTTCGGCCAGGACCCGGAGCAGGCGGTCATAGCCGTATTCCTCCCCGGCCGCGTTGCGGCTCTCGACGATGCCGTCGGTGTAGAGGACGAAGACGTCGCCGGGCTGCAGCCGGATGCGTTCTTCGGCCAGCATTTTCCGG
This window contains:
- a CDS encoding STAS domain-containing protein, whose product is MSNFSVGFRTNGSIQVLDLKGELDAHTASELEAAIQKCRRENRCKIVVNGENLKYISSAGLGVFMAYIEELREQGGDIKIAALQPKVYNVFDLLGFPMLFDIVQTEEEAVARFQQNGEQPDEPA